The genomic DNA GTACAtgcctgcacatatgtacacatgtgtgtacatacctacacatgtgtacatgcctacacatatgtacatgcctacatatatgtacacatctacacataagtacacacatgtgtgcatacctacacatatgtacatgcccGCACATATGCGTGTgcctacacatatgtatatgcctacacatatgtacacacacgtacatgcctATACATATGTACATTCCTAAACATGTGTACAtgcctacacatatgtacatgcctACATAATGTACACATCTACACAtaagtatgcacatgtgtacatacctACCCATATGTACATGCCTCCACATATGAATATGcctatacatatgtacatacttacatgcatatacatgcctacacatatgtacacacatgtgtacatgcctacacatgtgtacatgcctaCACGTGTACATTCCTACACATGTGTGGTCTACACATAGTcatgtacatagacacacacgattttttttttttcggggctggggatgattttttttctaaactaaAGTAAGCAGGGAAGTGGTGGTGTACActtttaaccctagcactcaggaggtagaggctggcagatctctgagtttgagtccaccctggtctacaaagtgagttccaggacaaccagggctacaaagagaaaccctgacagaaaaacaaaaacaaacaaatgaacaaataaagaaacacaaaagtaaaaaaataaagcaggccTGAGAGTACATAGCTATAATCTTAGCCTTTGGGAGGGaaaagcaggagaatcagaggttcaaggtctTCTTTGGTGACATAATGAGAACCGAGCTACCCTAGGCGAAATGAAAGTCTATTTCAAgttaacaaataaacaaacctgcAGTTGGCCAGATATCACTTCTTGTGTCCCTGAATTCAAATGCCTTCTAACCCGAATCTCGGGCTAGGTTCTGTGATCCTTTCCTGATATAGAGCCCAAGAGTCTGCATGGCTCCTTGTCTTGAACTTTTGTCCTCCATGGAGAGGTTCTGGATCTCGGCCAAGCTTCTTGTACAGCACGGTCGAGACTTTGACCTTCAGTGAATAATATAAAGGTCCaaaccacttttaaaaattacattcacTGAGGCTGCAGCAGAGACAGTCTAAGAAGTGACAGCGCTTGGTGCCATCGTCCCAGTGGAAGGTAGATGATAAACGGtcacaaaaggaaaacatttcagccCTTAGTCCAAAACAGCCTAGatctctctttcctcctgatGTTCGTTCCTTTCAACTTTCTTCacaaatttttgaaaataaaatgtatgaacTTATTTGCATGTGTGAAGTCATACACGCCACAGCGTTTTAATTGAGGTGAGAGGACACTTCGTAGGAGCCCATACTCCCCTTCCACTATGTGGGACCCCTGCGATCGAACTCATGGCCATCAAGCTTGGCTGCAGTCACCTttttaactgctcagccatctcactggccctgtttcttttacctttttatttcaaaataagagATTCATTGAAAGTAAAAACCAATGTGCAGGGGTGTCTGTTCACCTTTCATTGGGTCTTTGCAATGTTCACCAACCCTATACGACTACAGCCTGGTGTCACAAGGAGACACGGCTACATTCTCCGCTCCTCCGTTCTTTACCAGATTTCTCCAGTTTTGCCCATACTCATTTAAACAGGTGGGTACCtttagagaaaaatttaaatagtttttttttctttctttttttttttttccctttggttctttttttttttttttcggagctggggaccaaacccagggccttgcacttcctaggtaagcgctctaccactgagctaaatccccagccccttaaatagTTTTTAACATGTGGATATATATCCCGTTTTCGTATCTTGCCTTCCCACTCACCATTGAaaaacatttctgtttctgtgtgtgtgtgtgtgtgtgtgtaaacattaaaaaaaaagacattgttttATTTCCCCTAGCAGGCGTGGGCTTCGTGTGTGGTAGGTGTGGTGGGCTCAGTGCAGGTGTGGATGGAGGAGGTGGGTGGAGGAGATGATGACTTGGTAGCTGGAAGAGAATGGAGAGGGTTAGACACACTTCCAGAACTCCCGAGGAAGGACTCATGGCATGCCATAGCTAAGCCGCCAATAAGGTTAAGAAACTCCTGGAAATCTAGCCGCCCATCGCTGTTGCGGTCCAGCTGCTTCATCCCGCGGTCAAGGACACCGGGGTCCTTCGGGTTCTTCGTGAAGGGGGCCATCTCCGTGTTCATGAAGGGGAGGAACTCAGTTTTGGAGAGTTGACGGCTATTTCTACCCTTCCCACAGTGCATTTGGAAAACAGCCAGCAGGAACTCGATGCAtctctcagtctctgtgggcATTTTTGCCAAGTTGAGGAGCGAGGCCGGGCTGCGGCTGCGGCTGACAGTGTCTGGGACAGGAGCCTCTGTTTGTGCTCTTATGAGTAATGCTGCCATGAATGTTTACGTTGCTTAGTTCGAGATGGGTTATCACTAGATGAGCCAGCCTACCCTAAATTTAGAagttgctatgtagctcaggctagtctaGAATGAGTacttctcctgcttccaccttcaGAGGGCTGGACTTACAGGCACTTGTCCTCACTACCAGCTCACCAAgatgtttgtttgtctgttgtttttgttttattttattttacacattatatatatatatatttttttctttttctttttttcggagctggggaccgaacccagggcctcgcgctcactaggcaagcgctctaccgctgagctaaatccccaacccttttttttttttttttttttttgagtcaggtttctctgtgtagcttgggctgttctggaactcaatctatagccgaggctggccttgtgagcactgagatccacctgcctctgcctcttgaagaGTAAAGCTGTTCACTACCACCTACTACCAGGCACGCCCTGACAGTTTTTTTgcatcatgtgttttctttttatatacatatgcatatatataatgtatgtatgcatatatatacatatgtatatgtgtatgtatatatacatgtgtatatataattttttgcttcttatttatttattttatttatatgagtacactgtcgctgtcttcagacacacacaccgaAGGAGGGAAtaggatcccatcacagatggttgtgaaccaccatggggttgctgggatttgaactcaggacctctggaagaacagtcggtgctcttaactgctgagccatctctccagcccacgtatatataattttaaaaaaaatttgtttcttgctgttttgcctgcatgcatgtgtgtgtgtgagggtgccagagccctggaactggagttagcaGGTGTAAGCTGGtaattgagcctgggtcctctggaggggtagcctgtgctcttaacctctcagccatttctcaaGCCTTGCAACATGTGTTTTAATTTCTCTTGGGGCTAAACCTCTGAGTACCGTTGCTGGATCGAGTGGGAATTCTGTTTAACATTTTGAGGAACTGCACTGTGAATGCACTGAGTGTTAAAAACTTGTATATTTACTCACCTGTTATGCCACAGGGTCTCATCTGGGGTGGAACTCACTGGGTAGACCTACGTggatctcagagatccacttgcccccAACTTCCCAGTACTGTGGTGCTGGGCTATCAGTCTCAGTCCattcttgattctttttttttttttttggttctttttttcggagctggggacggaacccagggccttgcgcttcctaggtaagcgctctaccactgagctaaatccccagccccttgattctttttaagatttatttatttcatatatatgagcaTGCTGTTcttgacacaccagaaaaaggcatcagatcccattacagatggttgtaagtcaccatgtggttgctgggaattgaactcaggacctctggcagtcagtgcttttaaccactgagtcacctttcCAGCCCTAGGCTGCTCTTCATACCAACCAGAGCTATAtactgaggccctgtctcaaaaccaaaacagaggggttggggatttagctcagtggtagagcgcttgcctagcaagcgcaaggccctgggttcggtccccagctccgaaaaaaaaaaaaaaccacaaaaaacagAAATAGCATTCTCATCTGGTTTTAGTGATGAAAACTAATTGTTGGCTCAAACTAGTCAATCTGTGCTGTGTCTTTCCTTGCTTCTCTTGTTTGTAGCGTAAGACTCTCTGTCCAGTCCAGTGGTGAATTCGGGTGATGTCAAACGTTAGGAGGCAGAGTTCTAGCTCGTGTTACAGAGTGAAAACTTGAGTCGAGATAATCCAACGACTTGGGTATGCTGGTGCATAGCTTTAGTTACAGCGCTGTGGtggggaggccgaggcaggtggatctctgagtttgaagccagtctggtttgcttaggtaagttccaggacagttagggtTAAAGGCAAAGCCCATCTAAACCAATGTAAAGGTGTTAGGTGATTTTCTACTAATG from Rattus norvegicus strain BN/NHsdMcwi chromosome 12, GRCr8, whole genome shotgun sequence includes the following:
- the LOC100359550 gene encoding protein S100-A11-like; this translates as MPTETERCIEFLLAVFQMHCGKGRNSRQLSKTEFLPFMNTEMAPFTKNPKDPGVLDRGMKQLDRNSDGRLDFQEFLNLIGGLAMACHESFLGSSGSVSNPLHSLPATKSSSPPPTSSIHTCTEPTTPTTHEAHAC